The Candidatus Arthromitus sp. SFB-mouse-Japan genome includes a region encoding these proteins:
- a CDS encoding YlbF family regulator, with protein sequence MVNIHDKAHELASSIKQMEEVKKLKEISEKINADDSLKSLLKELRDVQFLVFNEQRSSGKLEKETEEKFKVVSQKVMANPVVAEYVQYEQKVGIIVDDIMKILNEAFGIQSFV encoded by the coding sequence ATGGTTAATATTCATGATAAAGCTCATGAACTAGCTAGTTCTATTAAGCAAATGGAAGAGGTTAAGAAATTAAAAGAGATAAGTGAAAAAATTAATGCGGATGATAGCTTGAAGTCTCTTTTAAAAGAGTTAAGAGATGTTCAATTTTTGGTTTTCAATGAGCAACGCTCATCAGGAAAACTAGAGAAGGAAACAGAAGAGAAGTTTAAAGTAGTATCTCAAAAAGTTATGGCTAACCCTGTTGTAGCTGAATATGTTCAATACGAACAAAAAGTTGGTATAATTGTTGATGACATAATGAAGATATTAAATGAAGCTTTTGGAATACAAAGTTTTGTTTAA
- a CDS encoding ribonuclease J, with protein sequence MDLKVESKHDVIDSKNNYRSRDNYSKKDEANKRDGGSKKESSQQRREKAFNKDSKRTQNSIKIIPLGGLNEVGKNITAIEYKNDIFVIDCGLKFPDDDMYGIDLVIPDITYLIKNKDRVKGIFLTHGHEDHLGAVPYILKQINVPVYGTRLTLGILSVKLKEHYIDYAKLNVVKPKDVIKFDSISMEFIKNNHSIPDAVSIAIHTPIGIVYHTGDFKVDFTPIDGEIADLGRIAELGRKGIICMLGESTNVEKPGYTISERVIGKTFEDIFGKAKSRIIVATFASNVHRIQQIINAASMYGKKVAISGRSMENITGVAKELGYIQFDDNVLIGIDEINRWAPDKIVIITTGTQGEPMSALARMASGDHKKVSIAPGDTVIFSATPIPGNEKLVSKVVNRLFKSGADVIYESKAKVHVSGHACQEELKLMLALAKPKFFIPIHGEFRHLNHHVELAESLGISRKNMLIMECGEIAEVKRNSISKVGTVPSGQIFVDGLGVGDVGNIVLKDRKHLSQDGVLTVVVTIDSQNGTIIAGPDIISRGFVYVRESEKLIDNVRDLVREVLRECEEDGIMDWSTLKSNIKDTLRSFLYEKTKRRPMILPIIMEI encoded by the coding sequence ATGGATTTAAAAGTGGAATCAAAACATGATGTTATTGATTCTAAGAATAATTATAGATCAAGAGATAATTATTCTAAAAAAGATGAAGCTAATAAGAGAGATGGGGGTTCGAAAAAAGAGTCTAGTCAACAAAGGAGAGAAAAAGCTTTTAACAAGGATTCTAAAAGAACTCAAAATTCTATAAAAATCATACCGCTTGGTGGATTGAATGAAGTTGGGAAAAATATAACAGCAATAGAATATAAAAATGATATTTTTGTTATAGATTGTGGATTAAAATTCCCAGATGATGATATGTATGGGATTGATTTGGTAATACCTGATATAACATATTTAATTAAAAATAAAGATAGAGTTAAAGGAATATTTTTAACTCATGGTCATGAGGACCATTTAGGTGCTGTTCCTTACATATTAAAACAGATTAATGTGCCTGTGTATGGAACAAGGTTAACATTGGGTATACTATCAGTGAAACTTAAAGAACATTATATTGATTATGCTAAGTTAAATGTTGTAAAGCCTAAAGATGTTATCAAGTTTGACAGTATTAGTATGGAATTTATAAAAAATAATCATAGTATTCCAGATGCTGTTTCAATTGCAATACATACTCCTATTGGCATAGTTTATCATACTGGAGATTTTAAGGTTGATTTTACTCCGATAGATGGAGAAATTGCTGACCTTGGTAGGATTGCAGAATTAGGAAGAAAAGGTATAATTTGTATGCTTGGTGAGAGTACGAACGTTGAGAAACCAGGATATACAATTTCTGAAAGGGTAATTGGTAAGACTTTTGAAGATATATTTGGCAAAGCAAAATCCAGAATTATAGTTGCAACATTTGCATCTAATGTTCATAGGATTCAACAAATAATTAATGCGGCTTCTATGTACGGAAAAAAAGTAGCTATATCTGGTAGGAGCATGGAAAATATAACAGGTGTTGCTAAAGAACTTGGATATATACAATTTGATGACAATGTTTTAATAGGAATTGATGAGATTAATAGATGGGCTCCAGATAAAATTGTTATTATAACTACTGGAACTCAGGGAGAGCCTATGTCAGCTCTTGCGAGAATGGCATCAGGAGATCATAAAAAAGTATCAATAGCTCCAGGAGATACTGTTATATTTTCAGCGACTCCAATTCCAGGAAATGAGAAACTTGTATCTAAGGTTGTAAATAGATTATTTAAGAGTGGTGCTGATGTTATATATGAATCCAAAGCTAAGGTTCACGTTTCAGGTCATGCTTGTCAAGAAGAACTTAAGTTGATGCTTGCACTTGCAAAACCAAAATTCTTTATACCAATTCATGGTGAATTTAGACATCTAAATCATCATGTTGAATTAGCTGAGAGCTTAGGAATCAGCAGAAAAAATATGTTGATAATGGAATGTGGAGAAATTGCAGAGGTAAAGAGAAATTCTATAAGCAAAGTAGGAACTGTTCCATCAGGTCAAATATTTGTTGATGGACTTGGTGTTGGTGATGTAGGTAATATAGTATTGAAAGATAGAAAGCATTTATCACAGGATGGAGTTCTTACAGTTGTTGTTACTATAGACAGTCAAAATGGAACAATAATTGCAGGTCCGGATATAATATCAAGAGGGTTCGTTTATGTGCGTGAATCTGAGAAACTAATTGATAATGTTAGGGACTTAGTTAGAGAAGTTCTTCGTGAATGTGAAGAAGATGGAATAATGGATTGGTCTACTTTGAAGTCGAACATTAAAGATACACTTAGAAGCTTTTTATATGAAAAAACTAAGAGACGTCCTATGATTTTACCAATTATAATGGAAATATAA
- a CDS encoding Fur family transcriptional regulator: MQRGLNDIEDIKIYLKSKGYKLTAQRECILSVIIENRDKHLTIDEIYNYVNKRNKTIGIATVYRTIVLFEELGVLSKLVFDGRVIRYELSSFDEEHTHHHLICVKCNKIMEVKEDLLEDLEKQVENKYKFEIIDHNLKILGICSECKRE, from the coding sequence ATGCAGAGAGGATTAAATGATATAGAAGATATAAAAATATACCTAAAGTCAAAAGGATATAAATTAACAGCTCAAAGAGAATGCATATTAAGTGTGATAATTGAAAATAGAGATAAGCACTTAACAATTGATGAGATTTATAACTATGTAAATAAAAGGAATAAGACTATAGGGATTGCTACTGTTTATAGAACTATCGTGTTATTTGAGGAGTTAGGAGTTCTTAGCAAACTAGTATTTGATGGTAGAGTTATTAGATATGAATTGTCTTCTTTTGATGAGGAACATACGCATCACCATTTAATTTGTGTTAAATGTAATAAAATTATGGAGGTTAAAGAGGATTTGTTAGAAGATCTTGAAAAACAGGTTGAGAATAAATACAAATTTGAAATTATTGACCATAATTTAAAAATTTTAGGGATTTGTAGTGAATGTAAAAGGGAATAG
- the ruvX gene encoding Holliday junction resolvase RuvX encodes MNYMGLDIGDKNIGIAISSGIIAQGIGTYRRSEYDKDICYINKIIKDNKVSKLVVGLPKNMNGSIGFQGEKVIKFCEDLEKILDEGIKIEFMDERLTTVLANNFMLEADMSRKKRKNIVDKMAAQIILQDYLNMLNK; translated from the coding sequence ATGAATTATATGGGATTAGATATAGGTGATAAGAATATCGGAATTGCTATTAGTTCAGGAATAATAGCTCAAGGTATTGGTACATATAGGCGTAGTGAGTACGATAAGGATATTTGTTACATTAATAAAATTATAAAAGATAATAAAGTTAGTAAGCTTGTCGTTGGTTTACCCAAGAATATGAATGGTAGCATTGGATTTCAAGGGGAAAAGGTTATTAAGTTTTGTGAAGATTTGGAAAAGATTTTAGATGAGGGTATCAAAATTGAATTTATGGATGAAAGATTGACTACGGTTTTGGCAAATAATTTTATGTTAGAAGCAGATATGTCTAGGAAAAAGAGGAAAAATATAGTTGACAAGATGGCAGCTCAAATAATTTTACAGGATTATTTGAATATGTTAAATAAATGA
- a CDS encoding IreB family regulatory phosphoprotein, with protein MKKDFTMFIKYDRNLIDNKVRPVDQLNTKEILEEVYNSLEQKGYKPINQLVGYLISGDPTYITNYNGARALISKLERDEILEEVLKTYLKK; from the coding sequence ATGAAAAAAGATTTTACTATGTTTATAAAATATGATCGGAACTTGATTGACAACAAAGTCAGACCTGTAGATCAATTGAACACTAAAGAAATATTGGAAGAGGTTTATAATTCCTTAGAACAAAAGGGATATAAACCAATAAATCAGTTAGTAGGATATCTTATATCTGGTGATCCAACTTATATTACAAATTATAACGGTGCCAGGGCATTGATAAGTAAACTTGAGCGTGATGAGATATTAGAAGAAGTATTGAAAACTTACTTAAAAAAGTAA
- the alaS gene encoding alanine--tRNA ligase, which translates to MKKYTYDDLRDLFAEFFKNKSHYVMSSFPLVPKDDDSLLLVNAGMAPLKKFFTRAALPPSSRVTTCQKCIRTGDIDSVGKTARHCTFFEMFGNFSFGDYFKRDAIAYAWEFLTKVIGIPIDKLYVSVYEEDNEAFEIWEKEIGIGSNRIFRIGKEDNFWEIGVGPCGPCSEIFYSFVDEKIDSVEKFLELQDKGELFEIWNLVFTQFNKNEDGVYEALEYKNIDTGMGLERLAIITQGVSNVFETDLLKSIVDSVKNMASALCRDDQLDYSSKVIADHSRSITFLICDGVIPSNEGRGYVLRRLMRRSIRHAKLIGIDGKFLNDIVCRVIDKYKNSYPELIERKEYINNIVDVEEDNFSRTLNKGIDILLNNYVKELEDRNEFILSGSKAFKLYDTYGFPIELTEEILKEKNIKVDIDGFEFEMKNQQKMARDSRKTDNYLGNDLGVLNLTENYETEFVGYESLKTKSKIKDLIVDNNFSDSIKKDTKGFLISNETPFYPEMGGQIGDIGTIKSQNGVARVISTKKNMQGQIYHLVEVLDGIINKDDEIELIVNESRRRSICRNHTATHLLQSALRLVLGNHVKQSGSYLDDKKLRFDFTHFKALTSDEIQQVENIVNEYIYRQINVKTEIMDIRSAKEKGAISLFDEKYENEVRVLSVDDFSIELCGGTHVDNTGFIGGFVIISESSVSSGVRRIEATTGSNVFDIVKSNRNILNEISSEIKASSTNEIVNKVKNLVLDIKNKNSEILNLVSAISNEKLKDIDNIIENCKEKNGIKIVVNIFNDVDINRLRDTCANIRDKVECGVFMLASVINGRASVVCMASKKAIEFGIDCGKLLKETLKLADGSGGGRKDMAQGSTTNIEKLKNAFDQIYEII; encoded by the coding sequence ATGAAAAAATATACTTATGATGATTTGAGAGATTTATTTGCTGAATTTTTTAAAAACAAATCACATTATGTAATGAGTAGTTTCCCTTTGGTGCCTAAAGATGATGATAGTTTATTGCTTGTTAATGCAGGAATGGCACCTTTGAAAAAGTTTTTTACGAGGGCTGCACTTCCTCCATCTAGTAGAGTTACAACGTGTCAGAAATGTATAAGGACTGGAGATATTGACAGTGTTGGCAAGACAGCAAGACATTGCACTTTTTTTGAGATGTTTGGAAATTTTTCGTTTGGAGATTATTTTAAGAGGGATGCTATAGCCTATGCTTGGGAGTTTTTAACTAAAGTTATTGGTATACCTATTGATAAGTTGTATGTAAGTGTTTATGAGGAAGATAATGAAGCTTTTGAGATTTGGGAAAAAGAAATTGGCATTGGTAGCAATAGAATTTTTAGGATCGGTAAGGAAGATAATTTTTGGGAAATTGGTGTTGGACCTTGTGGACCTTGTTCTGAGATATTTTATTCTTTCGTGGATGAGAAAATTGATTCTGTAGAAAAATTTCTAGAATTACAAGATAAAGGTGAACTTTTTGAAATATGGAATCTTGTATTCACTCAGTTTAACAAAAATGAAGATGGGGTATATGAAGCTTTAGAGTATAAAAATATTGATACTGGTATGGGGCTTGAGAGATTAGCTATCATAACTCAAGGAGTTAGTAATGTTTTTGAAACTGATCTTCTTAAATCTATAGTTGATAGTGTAAAGAATATGGCCAGTGCATTGTGTAGAGATGATCAATTAGATTATTCATCAAAAGTAATTGCTGATCATTCTCGTAGTATAACTTTTCTTATTTGTGATGGAGTAATTCCTAGTAATGAAGGTCGTGGATATGTTCTACGAAGATTAATGAGAAGAAGTATTAGACATGCAAAACTTATAGGCATTGATGGAAAATTTTTAAATGATATTGTTTGCAGAGTCATTGATAAATATAAAAATAGTTATCCTGAGTTAATTGAAAGGAAAGAATATATAAATAATATAGTTGATGTTGAGGAAGATAATTTTAGTAGGACTTTGAATAAAGGAATAGATATTTTGCTTAATAATTATGTTAAAGAATTAGAGGATAGGAACGAGTTTATTCTTTCAGGAAGTAAAGCATTCAAATTGTACGATACATATGGATTTCCTATTGAGCTTACTGAAGAAATTTTAAAAGAGAAGAATATAAAAGTTGATATTGATGGATTTGAGTTTGAGATGAAAAATCAACAAAAAATGGCTCGAGATTCTAGAAAAACTGATAATTACTTGGGGAATGATCTTGGTGTATTGAACTTAACTGAAAATTACGAGACGGAATTTGTTGGATATGAAAGTTTGAAGACTAAATCTAAAATTAAGGATTTAATAGTTGATAATAATTTTAGTGATAGTATTAAAAAAGACACTAAGGGGTTTTTGATTTCAAATGAAACACCTTTTTATCCTGAAATGGGAGGGCAAATTGGAGATATAGGTACAATAAAATCCCAAAATGGAGTTGCAAGAGTTATTTCAACTAAGAAAAATATGCAGGGGCAGATATATCATCTTGTAGAAGTTTTAGACGGAATTATTAATAAAGATGATGAAATTGAGCTTATTGTTAATGAATCTAGACGCAGGTCGATTTGTAGAAATCATACTGCTACACATTTGCTTCAAAGTGCTTTAAGACTAGTTTTGGGTAACCATGTTAAACAATCTGGGTCCTATTTAGATGATAAGAAACTTAGATTTGATTTTACCCATTTTAAGGCTCTAACTTCTGATGAAATACAACAAGTTGAAAATATAGTAAATGAATATATATATAGGCAAATAAATGTAAAAACTGAGATTATGGATATAAGATCTGCTAAAGAAAAGGGTGCAATTTCTCTATTTGATGAAAAATATGAAAATGAGGTTAGAGTACTTAGTGTAGATGATTTTAGTATAGAATTGTGTGGTGGAACACATGTTGATAATACTGGATTTATTGGTGGTTTTGTTATAATTAGTGAAAGTTCTGTATCTTCAGGAGTAAGGAGAATAGAGGCAACTACTGGAAGTAACGTGTTTGACATTGTAAAGTCTAATAGAAATATACTGAACGAAATTTCGTCTGAAATTAAGGCTTCATCAACTAATGAAATTGTAAATAAAGTTAAAAATTTGGTATTGGATATAAAAAATAAAAATAGTGAAATACTAAACTTAGTTTCAGCAATATCAAATGAAAAGCTAAAAGATATAGACAATATTATTGAGAATTGTAAAGAGAAGAATGGTATAAAGATAGTTGTTAATATATTTAATGATGTTGATATTAATAGACTTAGAGATACTTGTGCTAATATAAGAGATAAAGTAGAATGTGGAGTGTTTATGCTTGCCTCTGTGATAAATGGAAGAGCAAGTGTTGTTTGTATGGCAAGTAAAAAAGCAATTGAGTTTGGCATTGATTGTGGAAAATTGTTAAAGGAAACTTTGAAGTTGGCTGATGGAAGCGGAGGCGGTAGAAAAGATATGGCACAAGGATCTACAACGAATATCGAAAAGCTTAAGAATGCTTTTGATCAGATATATGAAATTATTTAA
- the mnmA gene encoding tRNA 2-thiouridine(34) synthase MnmA has product MDKKRVVIGLSGGVDSAVAAYLLKKEGYEVIGIMLNLSQNDEVYLLKEGGCCSLSSVLDARKVAELLDIPFYVLNYKDIFKDKVVDYFVKDYMIGNTPNPCIECNRHIKFGEFLIGAKKLGADYIATGHYANIEEFNGKFILKRGIDHKKDQTYMLYVLNQDQLKNILMPCGKYTKEQVREIAKEIGMDIHNKKDSEEICFVPDGKHGNFISNREKIVKGNFVDKDGKVLGEHKGIVYYTIGQRKGLNLPLGKPVYVIGINSKTNEVIIGSEKDLFFRNAIIDNVNFVHIEDFEDGLEVEAKIRYQAKLCSAKMFRVNDGKIKIVFDDPQRAMTCGQSLVLYQGDLVLGGGIMRKYF; this is encoded by the coding sequence TTGGATAAAAAGAGAGTTGTTATTGGTTTAAGTGGTGGAGTTGATAGTGCTGTTGCTGCATATCTTTTGAAAAAAGAAGGATATGAAGTTATAGGCATTATGTTGAATTTATCTCAGAATGATGAAGTTTATTTGCTTAAGGAAGGTGGATGTTGTTCACTTTCGTCAGTTCTTGATGCTCGTAAGGTTGCGGAACTTTTAGATATACCATTTTATGTTTTGAATTATAAGGATATATTTAAGGATAAGGTAGTTGATTATTTTGTTAAAGATTATATGATTGGTAATACTCCAAATCCTTGTATTGAATGTAATAGACATATAAAGTTTGGGGAATTTTTAATAGGGGCAAAGAAGTTGGGGGCTGACTATATAGCTACAGGTCATTATGCAAATATTGAAGAATTTAATGGAAAGTTTATATTGAAGAGAGGAATTGATCATAAGAAAGATCAAACATATATGCTGTATGTTCTTAATCAGGATCAACTCAAGAATATTTTAATGCCTTGTGGGAAATATACAAAGGAACAAGTTAGAGAGATTGCTAAAGAAATTGGAATGGATATACATAATAAAAAAGATAGTGAAGAAATTTGTTTTGTTCCTGATGGTAAGCACGGTAATTTTATATCAAATAGAGAGAAGATTGTTAAAGGAAATTTTGTTGATAAGGATGGAAAAGTTTTAGGAGAACATAAAGGAATTGTTTATTATACAATAGGTCAGAGGAAGGGACTTAATTTGCCACTTGGGAAACCAGTATATGTTATAGGTATAAATTCCAAAACTAATGAGGTTATTATTGGTTCGGAAAAAGATCTATTTTTTAGAAATGCTATAATTGATAATGTTAATTTTGTACATATTGAAGATTTTGAAGATGGATTAGAAGTTGAGGCTAAAATTCGTTATCAAGCAAAGCTGTGTTCTGCTAAAATGTTTAGGGTTAATGATGGTAAGATAAAAATTGTTTTTGATGATCCACAGCGTGCAATGACTTGTGGTCAATCTCTAGTACTATATCAGGGTGATTTGGTTCTAGGTGGTGGAATTATGAGAAAATATTTTTAG
- a CDS encoding cysteine desulfurase family protein, which produces MNERIYMDYASTTFLRDEVIDTMKPYLTECFGNPSGIHEFSRVAKNAIEHSRENIARVLRCQRKEVFFTSGGTESNNWAIKGVAFANRKKGNHIITTKIEHHSVLYTCKYLEQNGFKVTYLDVDSDGIVNVNDINNAITDKTILVSIAFVNNEIGTIQDIEAISELCHNKNIIFHTDAIQAIGKIDISLDKYEFVNLLSISGHKIYGPKGIGILYIKDGTSIDNYIHGGSQEKGRRSGTENVYGIVGLSKAIELVCEDIDEENRKLKELRDYMIDRILKEIPNSRINGSLKYRTSNNINVCFEGIKDEGILLALDLKGICASSGSSCNSGSVNSSHVLQAIGLSSLEAQGSVRFTLGKNSKKEDADYVIEELKDIVKRYRG; this is translated from the coding sequence ATGAATGAAAGAATTTACATGGATTATGCTTCCACAACTTTTTTAAGGGATGAAGTTATAGATACGATGAAACCATATCTTACTGAATGTTTTGGGAATCCTTCTGGAATACATGAATTCTCAAGAGTTGCAAAAAATGCAATAGAGCATTCAAGAGAAAATATTGCAAGAGTTTTAAGGTGTCAAAGAAAAGAAGTGTTTTTCACTAGTGGTGGAACAGAATCGAATAATTGGGCGATTAAAGGAGTTGCTTTTGCTAATAGAAAAAAGGGAAATCATATTATAACAACAAAGATAGAGCATCATTCTGTTTTGTATACTTGTAAATATTTAGAGCAGAATGGATTTAAAGTTACATATTTGGATGTTGATTCTGATGGTATTGTTAATGTAAATGATATAAATAATGCAATTACTGATAAAACAATACTTGTTTCTATTGCTTTTGTTAATAATGAAATTGGAACAATCCAAGATATCGAGGCTATATCTGAACTTTGTCATAATAAAAATATTATTTTTCATACTGATGCGATACAAGCCATAGGTAAAATTGATATATCACTTGATAAATATGAGTTTGTAAATTTGTTATCTATATCAGGACATAAAATATATGGACCTAAGGGAATTGGAATTCTGTATATAAAAGATGGAACAAGTATTGATAATTATATACATGGTGGAAGTCAGGAAAAGGGACGTAGATCTGGTACTGAAAATGTTTATGGAATTGTTGGATTAAGCAAAGCGATTGAACTTGTGTGTGAGGATATTGATGAAGAGAATAGAAAATTAAAAGAACTTAGAGATTATATGATTGATAGAATTTTGAAGGAAATACCAAATAGTCGTATTAATGGATCACTTAAATATAGAACAAGTAATAATATAAATGTATGTTTTGAAGGAATCAAAGATGAGGGAATACTTCTTGCTCTGGATTTGAAAGGTATATGTGCGTCTAGTGGAAGTTCTTGTAACTCTGGATCTGTTAATTCGTCACATGTTCTTCAGGCAATAGGTCTTTCGTCCTTAGAAGCTCAAGGTTCTGTTAGATTTACCTTAGGAAAGAACTCGAAAAAAGAGGATGCCGATTATGTGATAGAAGAATTAAAAGATATAGTTAAGAGATATAGAGGATAA
- a CDS encoding RrF2 family transcriptional regulator: MKMSTRGRYGIKAMLELALVYDTGMMSVRSIAQKQKISELYLEQLFSILKKANLIKSVRGAKGGYSLTRTPKEITIKDIIDVVEGPVNISDCVEKDSSCDNLDKCATRVLWVRIKDAIDSIFSSVTLQDIIDEHNKLNFINIGVNIDE; this comes from the coding sequence ATGAAAATGTCTACTAGAGGTAGATATGGAATAAAGGCAATGCTTGAGCTTGCTTTGGTTTATGATACCGGAATGATGTCTGTGCGTAGTATTGCACAAAAACAAAAGATATCTGAGCTTTATTTAGAACAATTATTTTCTATTCTTAAGAAAGCCAATCTTATTAAAAGTGTTAGAGGAGCTAAGGGAGGTTATTCATTAACAAGGACTCCTAAAGAAATTACAATTAAAGATATTATAGATGTAGTTGAAGGTCCTGTTAATATATCCGATTGTGTCGAAAAGGATTCAAGTTGTGATAATTTAGATAAATGTGCTACTCGTGTTTTGTGGGTTAGGATAAAAGATGCCATTGATAGTATTTTCTCATCAGTTACGCTTCAGGATATAATAGATGAACATAATAAATTAAATTTTATAAATATAGGGGTTAATATCGATGAATGA
- a CDS encoding acetyl-CoA carboxylase carboxyltransferase subunit alpha has product MSNLSVWDRVLLARMPMRPTSRFYLENVFDSFEELHGDRYYSDDRAIVGGIGFINDTPVTIIAQMKGENTKDNILRNFGMPSPEGYRKSLRLMEQANKFNRPIITFVDTPGAFCGKQAEERGQGEAIAKNLFEMMGFTCPILSIVISEGGSGGALGISVANEIWMLENSIYSVISPEACSSILWKDSSKFKEASEFLKLTSYDLKEFGIADKIIDEYGEGAHVTKDKIAESMRNDIIDFIKRFKNKSSCEIKEERYQKFRKISKYGIE; this is encoded by the coding sequence ATGAGTAATTTGAGTGTTTGGGATAGGGTTTTACTTGCTAGAATGCCTATGCGTCCTACGTCAAGATTCTATTTGGAAAATGTATTTGATTCATTTGAAGAATTGCATGGTGACAGATATTATTCAGATGATAGAGCTATAGTTGGAGGAATTGGATTTATAAACGATACGCCTGTGACAATAATTGCACAAATGAAGGGAGAAAATACTAAGGATAATATTTTAAGGAATTTTGGAATGCCTAGTCCTGAGGGATATCGCAAATCTCTACGATTGATGGAACAGGCAAATAAATTTAATAGGCCAATAATAACTTTTGTTGATACTCCTGGAGCGTTTTGTGGTAAACAAGCCGAAGAGAGAGGACAAGGTGAAGCTATTGCTAAAAATTTATTTGAAATGATGGGATTTACTTGTCCTATATTATCTATTGTAATATCTGAAGGTGGAAGTGGTGGAGCATTAGGTATTTCTGTAGCTAATGAAATTTGGATGCTTGAAAATTCAATTTATTCTGTAATATCTCCAGAAGCTTGTTCTAGTATTTTATGGAAAGATTCTAGCAAATTTAAAGAGGCTTCTGAATTTTTGAAACTTACATCTTATGATTTGAAGGAATTTGGTATTGCGGACAAGATAATTGATGAGTACGGTGAAGGTGCTCATGTAACTAAAGATAAGATCGCTGAGTCTATGAGAAACGATATAATTGATTTTATTAAGAGATTCAAAAATAAGTCGAGTTGTGAAATTAAAGAAGAAAGATATCAAAAATTTAGAAAAATTAGTAAATATGGAATTGAGTAA
- the accD gene encoding acetyl-CoA carboxylase, carboxyltransferase subunit beta codes for MIIDFFKKNKYVTVSTMPFEEERKVYIPNDRWIKCNNCLRILYKEDIQDNLMVCPFCEYHFRLDPRTRIEYLVDQNTFEEFDSDMVSVDPLDFPNYDKKLKDAKKVSSEKDAVVCGKCLISGYETVVCIMNSFFMIGSMGSVVGEKITRAIEYAIENGLPVIIFTASGGARMQEGILSLMQMAKISGALKRLSDSGLLYLTVITDPTTGGVTASFAMLGDIIISEPNAYIAFAGKRVIEKTINERLPDNFQKAEFLLDKGFIDKIVHRKDLKNIITYILKAHRRDANE; via the coding sequence ATGATAATCGATTTTTTTAAGAAAAACAAGTATGTTACTGTAAGTACGATGCCTTTTGAAGAAGAGAGAAAGGTGTATATTCCAAATGATCGTTGGATTAAGTGTAATAATTGTCTGAGGATTTTATATAAGGAAGATATTCAAGACAATTTAATGGTTTGTCCTTTCTGTGAGTATCATTTTAGATTAGATCCGAGGACAAGAATTGAGTATTTGGTAGATCAAAATACCTTTGAAGAATTTGATAGTGACATGGTTAGTGTTGATCCATTAGATTTTCCTAATTATGATAAAAAACTTAAAGATGCTAAGAAAGTTTCATCAGAAAAAGATGCTGTTGTATGTGGTAAGTGTTTAATTAGTGGTTATGAAACAGTTGTTTGTATCATGAATAGTTTTTTTATGATAGGAAGTATGGGGAGTGTTGTTGGTGAAAAAATAACTCGTGCTATAGAGTATGCTATAGAGAATGGGTTACCTGTGATAATTTTTACAGCATCAGGTGGTGCAAGGATGCAGGAAGGAATATTGTCTTTAATGCAGATGGCTAAAATTAGTGGTGCTTTGAAGAGGTTATCTGATAGTGGTTTATTATATTTAACAGTAATAACTGATCCTACTACAGGTGGAGTTACGGCGAGTTTTGCTATGCTTGGTGATATAATAATTAGTGAACCGAATGCGTATATTGCATTTGCAGGTAAGAGAGTTATAGAAAAGACTATTAATGAAAGATTACCTGATAATTTCCAAAAGGCTGAATTTCTTTTAGATAAGGGTTTTATAGATAAAATAGTACATAGAAAAGATTTGAAAAATATTATAACTTACATATTAAAGGCACATAGGAGAGATGCAAATGAGTAA